The genomic segment GCCGCGGCCCGGAGCATCGCCGCCGGCGGCCGCGATCCCCGGCGCGCCGGCGCCCGGCATCGCCGCAGCGCCCGGCGCGGCGCCCGCGCCCGGCGTCGCACCCGCGGTCGTGCCGCCGGCGCGGCCCGGCGAGCTCACGGCCACGGCTCCGTCCGCCCCGGACGCCGCCAAGCCCCCCGGCTCGCGCACGCTCGCGTTCAAGTTCGACACCGAATCGTGGGTCGAGATACG from the Burkholderiales bacterium genome contains:
- a CDS encoding DUF4115 domain-containing protein, which encodes PRPGASPPAAAIPGAPAPGIAAAPGAAPAPGVAPAVVPPARPGELTATAPSAPDAAKPPGSRTLAFKFDTESWVEIRDRNDKVIFSKLNKAGAEERVNGMPPFKLVVGNARGVHLSYDDKPVDLAPHIGVTVARLTLQ